Proteins from one bacterium genomic window:
- a CDS encoding AbrB/MazE/SpoVT family DNA-binding domain-containing protein, protein MKTNIKKWGNSLSVRIPKIIADEIGLKENSTVDIIIKKRKLVISPVEKPKKTLNQLLSKVKKNNLHTEIDIGKPVGGEIW, encoded by the coding sequence ATGAAAACCAATATAAAGAAATGGGGCAACAGTCTTTCAGTACGCATCCCCAAAATTATTGCCGATGAAATTGGCCTAAAAGAAAATTCTACTGTTGATATAATAATTAAAAAAAGAAAACTCGTTATTTCACCGGTAGAAAAGCCGAAAAAGACTCTCAATCAGCTTCTATCTAAAGTGAAGAAGAACAATCTGCACACTGAAATTGATATTGGCAAACCAGTGGGAGGTGAAATTTGGTAA
- the mazF gene encoding endoribonuclease MazF — MVSSKPYIPERGDIVSITLTPQVGNEQTGRRPAVVISPSDYNSKVGLAIFCPITSQIKGYPFEVLLPKNICVEGVVLSDQIKSLDWRSRSAKFICTLPAETINEILQKIYLLLFE, encoded by the coding sequence TTGGTAAGTTCCAAGCCATATATACCTGAGCGAGGCGATATCGTTTCCATAACGCTAACTCCTCAGGTCGGAAATGAACAAACAGGACGACGTCCTGCTGTTGTCATTTCTCCATCAGACTACAATAGCAAAGTTGGTCTTGCTATCTTCTGCCCGATTACAAGTCAGATTAAAGGGTATCCTTTTGAGGTGTTACTCCCAAAAAATATATGTGTAGAGGGAGTTGTTCTGTCCGACCAGATAAAAAGTCTGGATTGGCGGAGTAGAAGCGCTAAATTTATATGCACTCTGCCGGCTGAAACAATCAACGAAATACTACAAAAAATCTATCTGCTCTTATTTGAATAA